The following proteins come from a genomic window of Macadamia integrifolia cultivar HAES 741 chromosome 14, SCU_Mint_v3, whole genome shotgun sequence:
- the LOC122061957 gene encoding uncharacterized protein LOC122061957: MEKETKNQRAGRGPETDFLLQWGNRKRLRCVKIKDEEDASEKSNGVIKKKITSRVDRRVVRGEKEAPLPPLQPNHINRNSETTTIPSTASENRKSSSPEKEDRYYTTRGSLGFDDNGKISMDVGQDRGFVWPKLFISLSSKEKEEDFMAMKGCKLPQRPKKRAKFIQKSLLLVSPGAWLSDLCQERYEVREKKTSKKRPRGLKAMGSMESDSE, from the exons ATGGAGAAGGAAACAAAGAATCAGAGAGCAGGTAGAGGTCCGGAAACCGATTTCCTCTTACAGTGGGGAAACCGAAAGAGACTGCGATGCGTAAAgataaaagatgaagaagacgcATCAGAGAAGTCCAACGGCgtgattaaaaagaaaattacctcTCGGGTTGATCGGCGTGTCGTCAGAGGGGAGAAAGAAgcccctctccctcccctgcaaccTAATCACATTAACCG AAACTCCGAAACGACCACGATTCCATCTACGGCAAGCGAGAACAGAAAGTCATCTTCTCCGGAAAAGGAGGACAGGTACTACACGACTAGGGGGTCTCTGGGTTTCGATGACAATGGCAAGATATCCATGGATGTAGGACAGGATAGAGGATTTGTTTGGCCCAAGTTGTTTATTTCATTGTcaagcaaagaaaaagaagaggatttCATGGCGATGAAAGGCTGTAAGCTTCCTCAAAGGCCCAAGAAGAGGGCTAAGTTCATCCAAAAGAGTTTACTT TTAGTGAGTCCCGGTGCATGGCTCTCTGATCTATGCCAAGAAAGATATgaagtgagggagaagaagacatCAAAGAAG AGACCGAGAGGATTGAAGGCCATGGGAAGCATGGAAAGCGATTCAGAATGA